From Pempheris klunzingeri isolate RE-2024b chromosome 18, fPemKlu1.hap1, whole genome shotgun sequence, a single genomic window includes:
- the ncoa1 gene encoding nuclear receptor coactivator 1 produces MSAVGENPLDPATPESRKRKGSPCDTSGQSVEKRRRELECRYIEELAELLSSNMGDIASLSVKPDKCHILKSTVDQIQQMKRREQEKAALLSPDDEVQKSDISSSSQGLVEKEALGPMLLEALDGFFFVVNREGRIVFVSENVTSYLGYTQEELMTSSVYSILHVGDHNEFVRNLLPKSLVNGVPWPQEPSRRNSHTFNCRMLKRPPDEVDSENPEARQQYEIMQCFTVSQPRTVQEEGDDLQSCLICIACRVPRTQPFSTESFITKQDPTGKIISIETSALRATGRPGWEDLVRKCIYAFFQPQGKEPSHAKKLLHEVMTHGTAISPLYHFTLSDGTSLSAQTRCKFCCPPNPDVQPFIMGIHTIDREHNTASSQENTNPSLPPNLGSLAQTPARSPSLPPGSNWTPGSGLAASGHHPNNSNASSHGHNPATPTGYLTPNRTCSQQVNSPSPLSSPLTATPTSFMSPRMPRASPGLGGSPRVQGNPFSPSTPGLHSPAGALSSGGSLNRQQSGGDGSSGASSGSTGSFSLSSPVPQRQASTPTGSSTRPPSTKTPEGGEGAGEDSVKSLLPPASQLGNPRPNQLLDSNGTGAESNNNSVHCTSSPHPPNPPTAPQCPASHSTLTERHKILHRLLQDSSPNDASATTEEGINKNQIEIKKEPPASPAQTTAAPKSSSREPQDHQLLRFLLDTDEKDLGDLPPPSALTLQTVRVKVEKRASVEGVVCIGSTVAAGGASKPAGVSSSSACISPKSSPVGENRRDGRRDSRDSTMSSGPVDMDPLNQLLPGLRGPSGAKQGSEDSTTPGGGPQLQSPAPQPQPPAQLQSPVPQLQSPLSQPQSLSHLQSPSPQLHSPSPQLILQSPTQLQPGEASTPRNVNVKREPPGTPNRGLGDGGPPSGCSLQSQSSFDFCSPSTPSQTQTQGQGDPFQTPKDNSPFPEAEVINPFSTSTGLTKMDVGDSQFQPLALSDTLSFDGLGTPLQAPLASPQEQCVPCTLDEVLGPPTTPEGRNDEKALLEQLVSFLSGTDERELAELDKALGIDKLVQGGCFDPVPQNFPTQQPTATPVSTDPKLPTYTSQFTPAPQAPFPPELATVGPQGLGFGAPRGAFPGGTTGMGLRPGMTRPQGMGTQLRLPPNQLRLQLQQRLQGPQQLQNRMAAMSPFPGGAQHVNIGIRQGVQQPQMPSQQPPLNAQMLAQRQRELYSIQHRQRQLFQQKVMLMRQNMAGAPTGAVASIGTARVPKGPQTTPQPQQQQQQFNFPPGYNPISGKPATSPSHFSPMTGAPLDSKLSSRVPLNNQALMGGVQGQFSSTVNASLQQGLFQQFGGSALVQQDPTFPPEMSPTSPLLSPQNSTSQSPLLQQAPPPGYQSPDMKSWQQTGLGSNSLFSQSGQSAGQAFAQQGVYNNMSITVSMAGGSGGVGSLPPMGQPVGMSNSNLSNVGSVCSDQQVQQVQVFADVQCTVNLVGSDSYLNQGAIGATASQKGPGAQGSQNNQAQQKSLLQQLLTE; encoded by the exons ATGAGTGCAGTAGGGGAGAACCCCCTGGACCCTGCCACGCCAGAGTCACGCAAGAGGAAGGGCTCGCCATGCGACACATCAGGGCAAAG tgtGGAGAAGCGGAGACGGGAGCTGGAGTGCCGCTACATCGAGGAGTTGGCTGAGCTGCTGTCATCCAACATGGGCGACATTGCCAGTCTCAGTGTTAAGCCCGACAAGTGCCACATCCTCAAGAGCACCGTGGACCAAATCCAGCAGATGAAACGGCGTGAGCAGG AGAAAGCAGCTCTGCTGTCTCCAGATGATGAAGTGCAGAAGAGCGacatctcctccagcagccagGGGCTGGTGGAGAAGGAGGCACTGGGGCCCATGCTGCTAGAG GCCCTTGATGGGTTTTTCTTCGTCGTCAACCGGGAGGGCCGCATCGTCTTTGTTTCTGAGAACGTGACGAGTTACCTTGGATACACCCAAGAGGAGCTGATGACCTCAAGCGTCTACAGCATCCTCCACGTGGGAGACCACAATGAATTTGTTCGCAATCTGCTTCCCAAAAGCCTGG TAAATGGTGTGCCGTGGCCACAGGAGCCCAGCAGAAGGAACAGCCACACCTTTAACTGTCGCATGCTGAAGAGGCCGCCGGATGAGGTGGATTCCGAAAATCCGGAGGCTCGGCAGCAATATGAGATTATGCAGTGTTTCACCGTGTCCCAACCACGGACTGTGCAGGAAGAGGGAGACG ATCTGCAGAGCTGCCTGATCTGTATTGCTTGTCGGGTACCTCGCACCCAGCCTTTCAGCACTGAGTCTTTCATCACGAAGCAGGACCCCACAG GGAAGATCATCTCCATAGAAACGAGTGCTTTGCGAGCGACAGGCCGGCCTGGCTGGGAGGACCTGGTCAGGAAGTGCATCTACGCTTTCTTTCAGCCTCAGGGCAAAGAGCCCTCCCACGCCAAGAAGCTGCTGCATGAGG TGATGACCCACGGCACGGCTATCAGCCCGCTGTACCATTTCACATTAAGTGATGGCACCTCGCTCAGCGCTCAGACCCGCTGCAAGTTCTGCTGCCCCCCAAATCCTGACGTACAGCCCTTCATTATGGGCATTCACACTATTGACAG GGAACACAACACTGCTAGCTCTCAGGAAAACACTAACCCCAGCCTTCCACCCAACCTTGGCAGCCTTGCCCAAACTCCCGCCCGCtccccttcccttcctcccGGCAGCAACTGGACCCCAGGCTCAGGCCTCGCCGCCTCGGGTCATCACCCAAACAACAGCAACGCCTCCTCCCACGGACATAATCCAGCGACACCCACAGGCTACCTGACGCCCAATCGGACCTGTTCCCAGCAGGTCAACAGCCCCTCTCCTTTGAGCAGCCCACTCACAGCCACCCCTACCTCTTTTATGTCACCCAGGATGCCGCGGGCCAGTCCAGGGTTAGGGGGAAGCCCTCGGGTACAAGGGAACCCCTTCTCTCCTTCCACACCAGGCCTCCATTCCCCAGCCGGGGCACTAAGCAGTGGAGGCAGCCTCAACAGGCAGCAGTCTGGCGGTGACGGTAGTAGCGGCGCCAGCAGTGGGTCAACGGGGTCCTtctccctgtcctctcctgtccctcAGAGACAAGCCAGTACACCCACCGGCTCCTCTACTCGGCCTCCATCGACAAAAACcccagagggaggagagggagcaggagaggacTCTGTTAaatccctcctccctcctgcctcACAGCTGGGGAACCCCAGACCCAATCAGCTCCTGGACAGCAATGGGACAGGAGCTGAATCTAACAACAACAGCGTCCACTgcacctcatcacctcatccTCCTAACCCTCCTACGGCCCCTCAGTGCCCTGCCTCCCACAGTACTCTAACAGAACGGCATAAGATCCTGCACCGGCTGCTCCAGGACAGCAGTCCTAACGATGCCTCCGCCACCACTGAGGAAGGaataaacaaaaaccaaatTGAGATCAAGAAGGAGCCTCCTGCCAGTCCAGCACAGACTACAGCAGCTCCAAAGTCCAGCTCCAGAGAGCCACAGGACCATCAGCTGCTCCGTTTTCTCCTGGATACAGACGAAAAG GACTTGGGGGACCTACCGCCTCCATCTGCTCTCACCTTGCAGACAGTGAGGGTGAAAGTGGAAAAGAGAGCCAGCGTGGAGGGAGTGGTGTGTATAGGGTCCACTGTTGCAGCTGGAGGTGCGTCCAAACCCGCGGGAGTTTCCAGCAGCTCAGCTTGCATCAGTCCCAAATCAAGCCCCGTCGGAGAGAATCGCAGAGACGGCCGCAGGGACAGCCGGGACTCCACG ATGTCGAGTGGCCCCGTTGACATGGACCCTCTCAACCAGCTGCTGCCTGGCCTGAGAGGCCCGAGTGGGGCCAAACAGGGCAGTGAGGATTCAACAACTCCTGGAGGAGGCCCCCAGCTACAGTCTCCAGCCCCCCAACCTCAGCCCCCAGCTCAACTCCAGTCCCCTGTGCCTCAACTCCAGTCCCCCCTGTCCCAGCCCCAGTCCCTATCCCACTTGCAATCGCCGTCACCCCAGCTCCACTCCCCTTCCCCCCAGCTCATACTGCAGTCACCCACTCAGCTCCAGCCCGGTGAGGCCAGCACTCCCCGCAATGTAAATGTGAAGAGAGAGCCTCCTGGCACTCCTAACAGAG GGCTCGGTGATGGCGGGCCGCCCTCTGGCTGCAGCCTCCAGAGTCAGTCATCCTTTGATTTCTGCAGTCCCTCCACTCCAAGCCAGACACAGACCCAGGGACAGGGAGACCCCTTCCAGACCCCCAAAGACAACAGCCCTTTTCCAGAGGCAGAAGTGATCAACCCATTCAGTACAAGCACTG GCCTAACCAAGATGGATGTGGGAGACTCCCAGTTTCAGCCTCTGGCTCTGTCTGATACCTTGTCGTTTGATGGTCTGGGAACCCCTTTACAAGCTCCTTTGGCATCACCACAAGA ACAGTGTGTGCCCTGTACGCTGGATGAAGTGCTAGGCCCTCCGACCACACCTGAAGGGCGAAATGATGAGAAAGCTCTGCTGGAGCAGCTCGTCTCCTTCCTTAGTGGGACCGATGAGAGAGAACTGGCTGAGCTGGATAAGGCCCTGGGTATTGACAAACTAGTACAG GGTGGTTGTTTTGACCCCGTGCCCCAAAACTTCCCAACCCAGCAACCCACTGCCACCCCAGTTTCCACGGACCCGAAGCTCCCCACCTACACTTCCCAATTTACACCAGCTCCACAAGCTCCGTTTCCTCCAGAGCTGGCCACGGTGGGGCCACAGGGCCTGGGGTTTGGAGCCCCCCGAGGGGCTTTCCCCGGTGGGACAACAGGCATGGGGCTGAGGCCAGGCATGACACGACCACAGGGGATGGGCACCCAGCTCCGGCTGCCACCCAACCAACTACGcttgcagctgcagcagaggctcCAGGGCCCGCAGCAG CTCCAGAACAGGATGGCAGCCATGAGTCCGTTTCCAGGAGGAGCTCAGCATGTGAACATCGGGATTCGTCAGGGGGTTCAACAACCTCAGATGCCCTCACAA CAACCTCCGCTGAATGCCCAAATGCTGGCCCAGCGTCAGAGGGAACTCTACAGCATCCAGCACCGCCAGCGCCAGCTTTTCCAGCAGAAGGTCATGCTGATGAGACAGAACATGGCAGGTGCTCCGACTGGAGCTGTCGCGTCCATTGGAACTGCCAGGGTCCCGAAAGGCCCCCAAACGACGCCTCAAccgcagcagcaacagcagcagttcaACTTCCCACCAGGGTACAACCCAATATCGGGAAAACCCGCTACCTCACCGAGTCACTTCAGCCCCATGACCGGGGCCCCCCTAGACAGCAAACTGTCTAGCAGAGTTCCCCTGAACAACCAGGCGCTGATGGGAGGAGTGCAGGGCCAGTTCAGCAGCACCGTGAACGCCTCATTACAGCAGGGCCTCTTTCAGCAGTTTGGAGGATCTG CTTTGGTCCAGCAAGACCCAACGTTCCCTCCTGAGATGAGCCCGACCAGCCCGTTGTTGTCACCTCAAAACTCCACCTCCCAGAGTCCTCTGCTTCAGCAAGCCCCACCTCCCGGCTACCAGTCACCAGACATGAAGAGCTGGCAACAGACAGGCCTGGGCAGCAACAG TCTGTTCAGTCAATCAGGACAGAGTGCAGGACAGGCCTTTGCCCAGCAGGGGGTCTACAACAACATGAGCATCACCGTCTCCATGGCCGGAGGCTCGGGTGGTGTCGGCTCGTTACCCCCCATGGGGCAGCCGGTTGGCATGAGCAACAGTAACCTCAGCAATGTGGGTTCAGTGTGCAGCGACCAACAG gtgcaGCAGGTTCAGGTGTTTGCGGACGTCCAGTGCACAGTGAACCTTGTTGGCAGTGACTCCTACCTGAACCAGGGCGCCATCGGAGCTACAGCCTCCCAGAAAGGTCCCGGAGCGCAGGGCTCCCAGAACAACCAGGCCCAGCAGAAgagcctcctccagcagctgctcacagagtga